From a single Thermothielavioides terrestris NRRL 8126 chromosome 1, complete sequence genomic region:
- a CDS encoding polyketide synthase, whose product MAPIAITPDNSSTGSPSGESVNGYFHVSTDNRQANGHTNGHTNGYASRHLDGHPNGHSNGAGNGVFNGVNGVNGVHGPSGGFSTSHKPMPIAIVGMACRMPGNVSTPAEFWELCTRARSGWTEIPKERFDSSRFYHPNPGKGGALNPVGGNFLNVDLAAFDAPFFGLTEKEAISMDPQQRLLLECTFEALENAGIPKHTIVGKDVGVFIGGSFSEYESHLFRDSDTIPMHQATACSSSMVAVHLACQSLRAGEISCALVGACHLNMLPEFWISFSTCRLLSDSGRSFAFDDRGTGFGRGEGCGMLVLKPLDQAIRDNDTIRAVIVGTGLNQDGKTPGITMPNGAAQEALMRQVYKNAGIDPRDCGFVEAHGTGTRVGDPIEATAIHNVLGQNRTARIAGIIKAALMLERGFILPNYDFKQPNPKIPWKEWNLKVPIAQRPWPRGKKYISVNNFGFGGTNGHVVLEAPPFRGPKGSAAGGDDTSGKAGQGRKLYVFTANDKTALSQVMKNIVIYLEQRPEIFQKDLTGHLAYTLGQRRSLLQWRAAIPAVNSFELIEAINGEKYTPGKETGPLRIGFILTGQGAQWHAMGRELYEQYPTFSSSLELADRCLAENGADWSLIEELGRDAKTSKINEAHISQPSCTAIQLALIDLLRSWGIRPTAVAGHSSGEIAAAYAAEIIDFDSAMRIAYHRGRLIPILKRSHPELRGRMMAVGGSKEQFLPILDGLKEKEARIACYNSPSSLTISGDEPAIAELEKICEEKQLFNRRLVVDVAYHSHHMNLVAKEYRASLADLRPPVPTDIRFHSSLYGRLVDGTELQPDYWVENLTCAVRFSEALQSMLEPAGEHKHGVNMLVELGPHSGLQGPIKQILKEIGGSALKIPYASALVRKRDAVETALELAADLFTRGASLNFGAINFPKPTKPPVLLTDLPRYPWNYSSRYWQESRMTRAHKHAPGGRSDILGTLANYSNDLEPTWRNIVRLDDLPWLRQHKIQSLTVFPMAGFIAMALEAAAQRASARGCPFDSFELKDVSITKPLVIPDKDIEVTLTLRPRKESGPSSPGSWDEFRICSWSSEQGWTEHCVGLIAALEADVNEVDSARRARDAEARLKTILSRTSQPEAVPVTPQAMYDSLSKLGVAYGALFQGVTSCYASDSHAVGNLVVPDVAKEMPSGYLTDAVLQPAFLESLIEMYWPIVGAGRRPVGTIYLPSSVDRVTVSLGVQRFTKDPGSAVRAVCEGEIAAGSSPKPAKVNVAAVTGDDKLETLISLDGLTISPILDGETQADSAAARELCYKLEWDPILETDDESVQDLPTDAQVVIIHEDSSFQSLVAMGLANSLEQATGRLADFGTLETVDAAGKICVFLSELHQPFLATLTPAQFDGLQRLLTSVEGVLWVVRGAYDNSANPDANMVTGLSRTIRSETALKFATLDLDAESPLSELETADAIMKVFKFVFHSGSSMSGELEFMERGGRFYTPRIVHDPEMDEYVHKQTNPSALEPTLFGEDHRALKMALSAPGALETLHFVDDPAAEQPLEADEVEIEVKAIGLNFRDGMAAKGQIPLGSCGIEASGVVTAVGSKVTAYRAGDRVAALTTGAFATRTRTKAAFAFKISADLTFEAAASLPLAYATAYYSLVELGRLGEGETVLIHSAAGAVGQAAVCIAQMIGAEVFVTVGSAEKKELLLKEFGLPDERVFYSRNSSFADAICRDTQGHGVDVILNTLTGDGLRESWRCLNKFGRFIELGRGENVSKARLEVDRIDSNASFICLDMLALISERPKTIKRLLADVAQLLKYGKIRPAVPITRFPISDVETALKTQQTGKSMGKLVVVPSATDVVKAARSRKAKPLLRSDATYILVGGTGGLGRSFARWMAAKGARNIVLVSRSGSVTGRVKELVDELGAIGTNVVVRRCNVVNKSEVDELISSILGDLPPIRGVVHGTMVLRDVLFEKMAWEDYTQVIEGKVQGGWNFHHALADSPLDFFVAISSAAGAVGNRGQAAYSAANCFLNALVQHRLARGLPAASLDLTAVSDSGYLAEDLEKAAEVARNLGSDSICESEVLALLQAAIDGTMASTCNSHAITGMRITATMRPFWTEDAKFKAMRIAAEEAAAKDASLNAVVSFNAALKQATTRAEAEDVICRGLVDKISSVLMMEAEELDITRSLSHYPLDSLVAIEIRNFITREFEANLQVLELLSSGSIQTLAKGVCAKSKLVTFS is encoded by the exons ATGGCGCCCATTGCCATCACTCCGGACAACAGCTCCACCGGCAGCCCGTCAGGGGAGAGCGTCAACGGCTACTTCCATGTCAGCACCGACAACCGCCAGGCCAATGGGCATACCAACGGGCACACCAATGGCTACGCCAGCAGACACCTAGATGGACACCCGAACGGGCATTCAAACGGAGCCGGTAATGGTGTTTTCAATGGCGTCAATGGCGTCAACGGCGTCCACGGGCCCTCGGGAGGTTTCTCTACTTCCCATAAGCCGATGCCCATCGCCATTGTGGGAATGGCTTGTCGCATGCCGGGCAATGTCTCTACTCCTGCCGAGTTCTGGGAGCTCTGCACACGGGCTCGCTCGGGGTGGACCGAGATCCCCAAGGAACGATTCGACAGCTCCCGGTTTTACCACCCAAACCCCGGCAAGGGGGGCGCCCTGAATCCAGTCGGCGGGAACTTCCTCAATGTTGATCTCGCCGCCTTCGACGCCCCTTTCTTCGGGCTCACAGAGAAGGAAGCCATATCTATGGAtccccagcagcgccttctCCTGGAGTGTACGTTCGAGGCCCTCGAGAACGCGGGAATCCCCAAGCACACCATCGTCGGGAAGGACGTCGGCGTTTTCATCGGCGGCTCGTTCTCCGAGTACGAGTCACACCTGTTCCGGGATTCCGATACGATTCCCATGCATCAGGCAACCG CCTGTTCGTCCAGCATGGTCGCTGTGCATCTGGCTTGCCAGAGTCTGCGGGCCGGCGAGATTAGCTGTGCCCTGGTCGGCGCCTGCCATCTCAACATGCTACCGGAGTTTTGGATCTCCTTTTCGACTTGCAG ATTACTTTCAGATTCGGGGCGGTCGTTTGCTTTCGATGACAGGGGGACCGGTTTCGGACGCGGCGAAGGCTGTGGCATGCTGGTGCTGAAGCCACTTGACCAGGCAATCAGGGACAATGACACCATCAGGGCAGTCATTGTGGGAACCGGCTTGAACCAGGACGGAAAGACGCCCGGCATCACCATGCCAAACGGAGCCGCCCAAG AGGCCCTGATGAGACAGGTGTACAAGAACGCGGGAATCGACCCACGCGACTGCGGCTTCGTTGAAGCTCACGGAACGGGTACCCGGGTGGGGGATCCCATCGAGGCCACCGCCATCCACAACGTGCTGGGCCAGAACAGGACAGCAC GGATTGCTGGCATCATAAAAGCTGCCCTGATGCTCGAGCGCGGTTTCATCCTCCCCAACTACGACTTCAAGCAACCAAACCCCAAGATTCCTTGGAAGGAGTGGAATCTCAAGGTCCCGATTGCCCAGCGGCCATGGCCGCGCGGTAAGAAATACATCAGCGTCAATAACTTTGGGTTTGGCGGGACAAACGGTCACGTCGTGCTCGAGGCTCCGCCATTCCGAGGACCAAAGGGttctgccgccggcggtgacGACACATCTGGAAAGGCAGGACAAGGACGGAAGCTCTACGTCTTCACGGCCAACGACAAGACGGCGCTCTCGCAGGTGATGAAGAACATCGTCATTTATCTTGAACAGCGCCCAGAAATCTTCCAAAAGGACCTGACAGGACATCTAGCCTACACCTTGGGGCAGCGCCGATCTCTCCTGCAGTGGAGAGCGGCCATTCCGGCCGTCAATTCTTTCGAGCTCATTGAAGCGATTAACGGCGAAAAGTACACTCCCGGAAAGGAGACTGGGCCGCTAAGGATCGGCTTCATTCTCACCGGGCAGGGCGCGCAGTGGCATGCCATGGGACGAGAGCTCTATGAGCAGTATCCCACcttcagcagcagcctcgagctggccgacaGGTGTCTGGCTGAGAACGGTGCTGACTGGTCCCTGATCG AGGAACTGGGAAGAGACGCAAAAACCAGCAAGATTAACGAGGCCCATATCAGTCAACCGTCGTGTACTGCCATCCAACTGGCGCTGATTGACTTGCTGCGGTCCTGGGGCATTCGTCCAACCGCCGTTGCTGGTCATTCAAGCGGCGAAATCGCGGCCGCCTACGCCGCGGAGATCATCGACTTCGACTCCGCCATGCGGATTGCGTACCATCGCGGCAGGCTTATTCCCATCCTCAAACGATCTCATCCGGAGCTCAGAGGCCGCATGATGGCCGTTGGCGGCAGCAAAGAGCAGTTCCTGCCCATTCTCGACGGcctcaaggagaaggaagcCCGCATCGCCTGCTACAACAGCCCCTCGAGCCTGACCATCTCGGGCGATGAGCCGGCCATtgccgagctcgagaagaTCTGCGAGGAGAAGCAGCTCTTTAACAGGCGTCTCGTGGTGGACGTGGCATACCATTCCCACCACATGAACCTGGTGGCGAAGGAGTACCGAGCGTCGCTGGCCGACCTGCGGCCCCCCGTTCCCACCGACATCCGGTTCCACTCATCCCTTTACGGGCGCCTGGTCGACGGTACGGAGCTGCAGCCGGACTACTGGGTGGAGAACCTGACCTGCGCAGTGCGCTTTTCGGAAGCGTTGCAGAGCATGCTGGAACCCGCCGGCGAGCACAAGCACGGCGTCAACATGCTCGTCGAGCTTGGTCCGCATTCCGGGCTCCAGGGGCCGATCAAGCAAATCCTGAAGGAgatcggcggcagcgccctTAAGATCCCGTACGCGTCCGCTCTCGTACGGAAGCGTGATGCGGTAGAGACGGCGCTGGAACTCGCTGCGGATCTGTTCACCAGGGGCGCCAGCCTCAACTTCGGGGCAATCAACTTCCCCAAGCCGACCAAGCCGCCCGTGCTGCTGACCGACCTGCCGCGGTACCCCTGGAATTACTCGTCCAGGTATTGGCAGGAGTCTCGCATGACAAGAGCACACAAGCACGCTCCTGGCGGCCGGAGCGACATTCTAGGCACCCTGGCCAACTACTCCAACGACTTGGAGCCCACCTGGCGCAACATTGTCCGGCTGGATGACCTCCCCTGGCTGCGGCAGCACAAGATCCAGTCCTTGACTGTCTTTCCCATGGCCGGGTTCATTGCCATGGCCCTCGAGGCAGCGGCTCAAAGAGCATCCGCGAGGGGCTGCCCGTTCGACAGTTTCGAGCTGAAGGACGTCTCGATTACCAAGCCTCTCGTCATTCCAGACAAGGACATCGAGGTCACGCTCACCCTCAGACCACGAAAGGAGAGCGGTCCCTCCTCCCCTGGCAGTTGGGACGAGTTCCGCATCTGCTCCTGGTCGAGCGAACAGGGCTGGACCGAGCACTGCGTTGGTCTCATTGCGGCTCTGGAAGCGGATGTCAACGAGGTCGACAGTGCCAGGCGCGCTCGAGACGCGGAGGCTCGTCTCAAGACCATCCTGTCTCGGACTAGCCAGCCGGAAGCGGTGCCTGTGACTCCACAAGCCATGTATGACAGCCTCTCGAAGCTGGGCGTGGCCTACGGGGCTCTTTTCCAGGGAGTAACCAGCTGCTACGCATCCGACTCCCACGCGGTGGGGAACCTTGTGGTGCCAGACGTCGCAAAGGAGATGCCCAGCGGTTATCTAACCGATGCGGTTCTCCAGCCGGCGTTCCTCGAGTCTCTCATTGAGATGTATTGGCCCATTGTCGGAGCTGGTCGACGTCCCGTCGGCACCATCTATCTGCCCTCGTCTGTCGACCGGGTTACTGTCTCTCTCGGCGTCCAGCGGTTTACCAAGGACCCTGGCAGCGCGGTCCGCGCCGTTTGCGAAGGCGAGATCGCCGCTGGTTCGAGCCCCAAGCCAGCCAAGGTCAACGTGGCCGCCGTCACGGGCGACGACAAGCTTGAGACGCTCATCTCCCTGGATGGTCTCACCATTTCCCCCatcctcgacggcgagacGCAGGCGGACTCCGCCGCAGCGAGGGAACTCTGCTATAAGTTGGAGTGGGATCCGATCCTCGAGACCGACGACGAGAGCGTCCAAGACCTTCCAACGGACGCCCAGGTCGTCATCATCCACGAGGACTCCAGTTTCCAAAGTCTCGTGGCAATGGGCCTGGCAAACTCTCTGGAGCAGGCCACTGGGAGGCTGGCTGACTTTGGCACTCTGGAAACCGTCGACGCTGCCGGCAAGATCTGCGTCTTTCTGAGCGAGCTGCACCAGCCGTTCCTTGCGACACTCACACCCGCCCAGTTCGACGGCCTGCAGAGGCTGTTGACGTCCGTCGAGGGCGTACTGTGGGTCGTGCGCGGAGCGTACGACAACTCGGCAAACCCAGATGCCAACATGGTGACCGGCTTGAGCCGAACCATCCGATCAGAGACTGCGCTGAAGTTTGCTACCCTCGATCTGGACGCCGAGTCACCGCTCTCGGAGCTTGAGACGGCCGACGCGATCATGAAGGTCTTCAAGTTCGTCTTTCACTCGGGTTCCTCCATGTCTGGAGAACTGGAGTTCATGGAGAGAGGCGGGCGTTTCTACACGCCTCGAATTGTTCACGATCCCGAGATGGACGAGTACGTCCACAAGCAGACAAACCCATCCGCTCTCGAGCCTACGCTGTTTGGGGAGGACCACCGAGCTTTGAAGATGGCACTGTCAGCGCCGGGCGCGTTGGAGACGCTCCACTTCGTTGACGACCCGGCTGCTGAGCAGCCGCTGGAGGCCGACGAGGTTGAGATTGAGGTTAAGGCCATCGGACTGAACTTCCGGGACGGTATGGCTGCCAAAGGCCAAATCCCTCTGGGCAGTTGCGGAATCGAAGCAAGCGGAGTCGTCACCGCGGTGGGAAGCAAAGTCACGGCCTACCGGGCTGGCGATCGTGTCGCGGCGCTTACCACAGGTGCGTTTGCGACGCGAACGAGGACAAAGGCGGCCTTCGCCTTCAAGATCTCGGCGGACCTCACATTCGAGGCTGCTGCCAGCCTGCCGCTCGCGTATGCGACAGCATACTACAGCTTGGTAGAGCTTGGGCGGCTCGGTGAAGGCGAGACTGTCCTCATCCActccgcggccggcgctgtTGGACAAGCAGCCGTCTGCATCGCACAAATGATCGGTGCTGAGGTCTTTGTGACTGTTGGAAGTGCGGAGAAGAAAGAGCTCCTGTTGAAGGAGTTCGGACTCCCGGACGAGCGTGTCTTCTACAGCCGCAACAGCTCCTTTGCAGACGCAATTTGCCGAGATACGCAGGGGCATGGCGTCGACGTCATCCTCAACACCCTCACCGGGGACGGGCTCCGCGAGTCTTGGAGATGTCTGAACAAGTTCGGGCGCTTCATTGAGCTTGGCCGGGGAGAGAATGTCTCTAAGGCGCGGCTGGAAGTCGACAGAATCGACAGCAACGCCAGCTTCATCTGCCTTGACATGCTGGCCCTGATCTCTGAGCGGCCAAAGACCATCAAGCGGCTACTTGCGGACGTTGCGCAGCTCTTGAAGTACGGCAAGATCAGGCCCGCAGTTCCCATCACAAGATTCCCCATCTCGGACGTCGAAACGGCGTTGAAGACGCAGCAAACTGGGAAGTCAATGGGCAAGCTCGTGGTGGTTCCCAGTGCGACTGACGTCGTCAAG GCTGCTCGTTCTAGGAAGGCGAAGCCCCTCCTCCGCTCGGATGCCACCTATATCCTGGTCGGCGGCACTGGTGGCCTCGGCCGCAGTTTTGCTAGGTGGATGGCGGCGAAGGGAGCAAGGAACATCGTGCTGGTCTCGAGAAGCGGCTCCGTAACGGGCAGGGTAAAGGAGCTCGTCGACGAACTTGGCGCAATTGGCACCAACGTCGTTGTTCGCCGCTGCAACGTTGTCAACAAGAGCGAAGTGGACGAGCTTATTAGCTCCatcctcggcgacctgccCCCTATCCGCGGTGTGGTGCATGGCACCATGGTACTCAGG GATGTGCTTTTCGAAAAGATGGCGTGGGAGGATTACACGCAGGTCATCGAGGGCAAGGTGCAAGGCGGATGGAACTTCCACCACGCACTCGCAGACTCGCCGCTCGACTTCTTCGTGGCTATCTCCTCGGCCGCAGGCGCCGTCGGCAACCGCGGGCAGGCCGCCTACAGCGCGGCGAACTGCTTCCTCAACGCGCTGGTGCAGCACCGTCTCGCCCGCGGCCTGCCCGCGGCCTCGCTCGACCTGACCGCCGTTTCCGACTCGGGCTACCTGGCCGAGGACCtcgagaaggcggccgaggtggcgaGGAACCTCGGCAGCGACAGTATCTGCGAGAGCGAGGTGCTCGCGCTGCTCCAGGCCGCCATCGACGGCACGATGGCCTCGACCTGCAACAGCCACGCCATCACCGGCATGCGCATCACCGCGACCATGCGGCCGTTCTGGACCGAGGATGCCAAGTTCAAGGCGATGCGcatcgcggccgaggaggcggcggccaaggACGCTTCGCTCAACGCCGTGGTGTCCTTCAATGCTGCCCTCAAGCAGGCAACCAcgcgcgccgaggcggaggatgTCATCTGCCGCGGCCTGGTCGACAAGATCTCCTCGGTCCTGATGATGGAAGCCGAGGAGTTGGACATCACCAGGTCGCTGTCCCATTACCCGCTGGATTCGCTGGTGGCGATTGAGATCCGCAACTTTATCACGCGCGAGTTCGAGGCGAATCTGCAGGTTTTGGAGCTGCTGTCGAGCGGGTCGATCCAGACGCTTGCGAAGGGGGTCTGCGCGAAGAGCAAGCTTGTTACTTTCTCTTAG